A single Pseudomonas putida DNA region contains:
- a CDS encoding DMT family transporter: MSYKTLLLACLPVAMALLAGFVLPYQAASNAAVGRALGHWLWGAFTSLTVSSVVVITALLILRVPMPDLSKAVQGPWWLWIGGVLGALYVAGAAALTPKLGTAGFLVLVVAGQILTSVIVDHFGLMGVASKPVNMARVAGVLLILGGVLLVQGGWSSTPASGRAVSSADQ; the protein is encoded by the coding sequence ATGTCCTACAAGACCCTCCTGCTTGCATGCTTGCCCGTGGCGATGGCCCTGCTTGCGGGTTTCGTGTTGCCTTACCAGGCCGCCAGCAACGCCGCCGTCGGCCGTGCCCTGGGGCACTGGCTGTGGGGTGCCTTCACCTCGTTAACGGTCAGCTCGGTGGTGGTCATCACAGCGTTGCTGATCCTGCGCGTACCCATGCCAGACCTGAGCAAGGCGGTGCAGGGCCCGTGGTGGTTGTGGATCGGTGGCGTGCTGGGCGCCCTTTATGTGGCCGGCGCTGCTGCGTTGACCCCAAAGCTGGGCACGGCGGGCTTCCTGGTGCTGGTGGTGGCAGGGCAGATCCTGACCTCGGTGATCGTCGACCACTTCGGGCTGATGGGGGTTGCCAGCAAGCCGGTGAACATGGCCAGGGTTGCCGGCGTGCTGTTGATCCTTGGCGGCGTGTTGCTGGTCCAGGGCGGCTGGAGTTCAACCCCGGCGTCAGGCCGGGCTGTGTCGAGCGCTGATCAATGA